Below is a window of Virgibacillus sp. NKC19-3 DNA.
TACTATAAACGTTAACCCAACGGAAAGGTAAAGGATTTTATCAAAAAAGTGACATAAGGAACATTCCATACAAAATAAATAATGAGTACCTATGCTAACAGATTGCACCTTCTCCCGATTCGGTGCGCGGCTCTCCCTATTTCATGGCGTCCTCTCCCGATTCGGTGCGCGGCTCTCCCTATTTCAAGGTGTCCTCTCCCGGTTCGGTGCTCGGCTCTCCCTATTTCAAGGTGTCCTCTCCCGGTTCGGTGCTCGGCTCTCCCTATTTCATGGCGTCCTCTCCCGGTTCGGTGCGCGGCTCTCCCTATTTCAAGGTGTTCTCTCCCGGTTCGGTGCGCGGCTCTCCCTATTTCATGGCGTCCTCTCCCGGTTCAGCTCGGTGCCATCCCAGATCAAGCGACTTGACAACGTTCCCCTAAGAGTAATATTCTTTTGATTATCGTTCAAAATTTTTCCAAAAAGGAAGGAAATATTATTTTCTTCTTATTTACAATAGGTGTCACTGTAACTATTTTAGAATCCACAGGCGCCAAACGCAGGAGTTAGCTTACTAATTAAGTATTATCAATTGAAAAAGCAAGAAATTGCATAAAAATCAAGGAGGCAGCAATCATGCAAGAATTTGAAGAAAAACATGTTAACGAGATGCTAGAAATGCTTGAGAAATTAGTAAATACCGATAGTGGATCAACCGATAAAGCAGGTGTAGACCGCGTTGGTGAAATCCTTTGCCAAAACTATGAACAAATTGGTTTCGTTCCAAAAGTGCACAAAAGCGAACAATATGGAAATTCCATCACTTTACGTCACCAAGACGCAACAAATCCGGATATTTTAATTGTGGCACATATGGATACCGTTTTTCCAGCGGGAACAGCAAGCGAACGTCCGTTTACCATTCGTGACGGGAAAGCATATGGTCCTGGCGTCATCGACATGCAAGCGAGTCAGGTGATGGTTTTTTACACAATGAAAGCCTTGGTTGAACAACAGATTTCCGCCTATAAGCATGTTGAAATTGTGCTCAATAGTGACGAAGAACTTGGAACCATTTCGTCCCGATCATTGATTGAAGAAAAGGCGAAAGGAAAGAAAGCAGCCCTCGTGGTAGAACCGGCAAGGGAAGATGGATCGGTTGTGAGTTCGCGACGTGGCAGTGGCGTGTATGAGTTGCATATAAAGGGACGTGCGGCACATTCCGGTATGAATCCAGAAAACGGGATCAACGCCATCGAGGAATTAGCACATAAAATCCTTGCATTCCAAAGCCTTTCTGATCCGGACAATGGCTTACATGTTAATGTAGGACTCATCGAGGGAGGAACATCAGTGAACACCATTGCTCCCTCTGCAAAAGCTTCGGTCGATGTGCGGATCAGCACCGCATCACAAGGAAAAACCATCGACGAACAAATTCAGGCGATTGGTCAGCAAAACGTACTCGACGGAATCGAATTAACGCTGACAGGCGGAATCAACCGGCCACCTATGGAGTTAACCGACGGGGTGCAAAAACTCGTTGATATTGTCCAAACCAAAGCTCAAGCACTTGGACTAAACGTCGGACATACGGCAACCGGCGGCGGATCAGACGCATCCTTTACAGCGGCAATGAATGTCCCGACCATTGATGGCCTTGGTCCCGTAGGTGGGAAACAGCACAGTAGCGAAGAATACCTCATCGTGGATAGTCTCCAAGAACGAATGATGTTATTTTGCAATGTTTTACAGCAGTTAAGCGAGGAATAAGACTGCACTGGCATGCTTGTATAAAGTAGAAGCAATGCTTTCAAAGAACTACTAAAGGGTAAACGTAACGTACGCTTTATCGGCGGATGAGGGCTCGGTTCTCAGGGGGACGGCTCAGCATGGGACTTCATTTTACCCATGAGTGCCCGTTCTCAGGATTTCCAGCTCAATATGGGATTTCACTTCGCCCATGAGTGCCCGTTCTCAGGATTTCCAGCTCAATATGGGACTTCATTTTACCCATGAGTGCCCGTTCTCAGGATTTCCAGCTCAATATGGGACTTCACTTCAGTAGCAACGAAGCGATGATGACTTTCGCCCGCTGGGGCATACGTGCGACTTTAGCTCTGTCTGCGCCTGAGGCCTGCAGCCGCTAAGTCTTCTAGGTTACTCCTGTGTTGGCTCCTAGTTTTTGGCGCTTGGGGCTGAATACGGCCGTTTATCTATCAATAGTTATGCGCAAGCCAACAATTTTATAAATCCCAAACATAAAAAACGGAGACGATCAGCACTACGCCAATCATCTCCGCCTAAACTTTATCTACAGATCATCAAATCCATTCAAATCACTTGTCTTCGTATATTGCCTGGACTTCTGTTCAAAGAAGTCGGTCTTCGTGCCATCAAAGTTATCCACATACGCGCGGATCCACTTCATTGGATTATCCACATGTTGGGGATAAATCTCCTCAAGTCCCATCATGCGAAGCATTTTATTGGCCCGATACTTGACATAGCCTGCCATTTCCTCAAGGTCGATACCTTCCACATCTGCCAATACATAGTTGGACCACTCGATTTCCAACTCAACCGATTCCTGAAAATGGGCATAAATCCAATCCGTAAACTCACTTGTATTGTACTGGGGATTTTCAGCAAGTGTTGCACGAAACAATTCTGCGATAAAGCGCCCATGTTCGAGTTCGTCACGGTTAATATAGCTGATCATGGTCGATGTACCGACCATCTTGTTATGCCGGGCCAAGTTATAGAAAAACGCGAAGCCGGAATAGAAGAACATGCCCTCTAACAAGGATGTGTACACAAGCGTCTTTAGAATATTTTCGATGGTTGGTTCTTCTACAAACGCATTATATTGCTTGATGATATTCTCATTTCGCCGCAGTAGTACAGGATCCTTCCTGCCAAGATCGAAGGATTCATTTTGCTCATCCAACGATACGACAGAGGAAAGTACATAAGAGTAGCTTTCATTATGCACCGCTTCCTGCTGGGAAATGACCGCCATAATCGATTGCACCGACGTATCGGTGGAATATAGGGACAGAAGCAATGCCGTTCTTGTTTGTGGACCATCCAATGTGGATAACAGGCCAATGATTTTCAAATATGCCTCTTGCTCTGATTCCGTCAACATTGGAAACTGCTTCACATCACTGGACATATTGATTTCATCTGCTTGCCAGTAGTTACCCACAAGCCGCTTATACATTTTATACCAATGTGGATAAGCAATGTCATTCCAGTTTAAAATTCCACTTGATTTCCCGCCGAATAATCCTGTTGATTTATTCGGATTACGCGGTTCCAACGTTTTCGCTTTCTCAAGCATAGCTCTTGGCAAGATGCAACACTCCTTCTACCCATTCATCTATAATTGCTTCTTGACTACCTCTCGGGGATTGTTCAATCTTCAACCCATTCCACCGGCTGTGATAAAAAGTAGCCAATTTATCCACAGCCCTGCAGAATAAATCGTCACCACCAAATTGCGTATCTCCTGTTCCAAATACCGCAATATTATCCGGCTTATAGCCAACTTCCAACACGAAATCCTTCACCTCATCCGGCGTGCTTCCCTGTTCCCATGTGAATGTTCCAAGAAAAATATAATCATACATGGCGGGATCTATCGGGGCATCAATTCCGATCTGATGCCGATCCACAGTTAGGTTTTCATGCGCTAATTTCGTTTCAATAGAATCCGCTACTTCTTCTGTATTTCCACTATAGGATAAATATGCAATTAGGATTTTCAACTTTCACACCACTCACATTCTTCGACTTCATTCGCTGTTGAACGAACATAATAGGTCGTCTTTAATCCTTCCCTCCAGGCCTGCAAATGTACATCCAAAAGCACGGATGCGCGAATGGTATTTGGCACATAGATATTGAATGAAATACTTTGATCAATATGCTTCTGACGTGCGGCATTTTGCTTGACTGACCAGCGTTGATCCACAATATAAGCAGAGCGTCGATAGACTTCATACGTATGATGATTTAAATCCGGTGCCGTTGTCGGGATCTTAAAATCCTTCTTTTCCTCATTATAAAATGGCTTAAAAATCGGATCAATACTTGCGGTTGAGCCTGCAATCATCGAGGTGCTCGAGTTAGGCGCTACCGCCATTAAGTAGCCATTACGCATTCCATTTGTTTCTACTTCTGCTTTTAATGACATCCATTTATCATCGGTGTAGCCTTTTTGTGTAAAATACGTTCCATCGCTCCATTTACTACCTTCAAACGCTGGATAGCTTCCTTTTTCCTTACTTAATTCCATGCTGTTTTTAATCGTTAAATAGGCAATTTTTTCATATAATTCATCGGCAAATTCTACCGACTCTTCAGATTCCCATTTCATATTTTTCAAGGCTAATAGATGATGCCAACCGAATGTACCGAGGCCAATCGCACGATATTTCTGATTGGTTAACTGCGCATTTTTTATCGGTAGGGTGTTAATATCGATCACATTATCAAGCATCCGTACTTGAATTTTAATTAACGGCTCCAACACATCATCCGGGACAGCTCTTCCAAGATTAATAGAGCTCAAGTTACAAACAACATAGTCACCCGTCTTGTATTTTTGTACTATGGTGTCTTCATTTTCAATGAATTCTTCTATAAATTCACTTGGTGACTGGTTCTGCGTAATTTCGGTGCATAGATTGGAACAATAGATCATACCGTTATGCGGATTGCTATTCTGTCGGTTCACCTCATCACGGTAAAACATGAAAGGCGTGCCTGATTCGAGCTGAGACTTCATCACCCGTTTCATGATATCAATGGCAGGGACGCGGCTTTTCGAAAGCTGCTCGGATTGTACACATTCCTCATATTTCCTGCGCCATGTTCCATCTCCTCTTTCCTCATCATAGAAGTCTTCCAGGGAATAGCCCATGACCTGACGTACTTCATGCGGATCAAATAGATACCAATCCTCTCGTTTTTCCACTTTTTCCATAAAGTAGTCCGGCAGCGTAACCCCTGTAAAAATATCATGGGCACGCATTCGATCGTCCCCGTTATTTAATTTCAAATCAAGGAACGGTTCGATATCTTTATGCCACACATCTAAATAAATCGCAATGGCACCTTTTCTTGTCCCAAGCTGATCGACACTCACTGCTGTATTATTCAGCTGTTTAATCCATGGGACAACACCACTGGACATCCCTTGAAAACCTTTGATCGCACTGCCGCGACTGCGGATTTTACCCATGTAAACGCCAATGCCGCCACCATTTTTGGAGAGTTTCGCAATATTGGTATTACTGTCATAGATGGATTGTAAACTATCATCAACCGTATCGATGAAGCAGCTGGATAATTGACCATGCGTTTTTCCGGCGTTCGTTAATGTTGGTGTCGCAACTGTCATATACAGATTGCTAAGCGCCCAGTAGCTTTCCGTAACAAGCTGAATGCGTTGCGCCTTGGGTTCGTCCTGCATGAGATACATCGCAATAATCATCCAACGTTCTTGCGGCAATTCATATGTATTTTTTGCGTGATCGGTTGCCAGATATCTTGTTGCAATAGAATATAATCCTAAATAATGAAAAAGCAGGTCACGTTCCGGCTGCATATATGCTGCGACCGTATCGATTTCTTCTTTCGTATATTTCTCTAATAAATGACTTGCGTAAATCCCTTCCTGGGTAAGTGTCTGAATAAGCTCATAAAAATTCCCATAACGCAGAGCAGGATCATAATTCCTATTTTTTCCTGCTTGACGGTAAAGTTCTTGTAAGTAAATTCGACTTGCCACATAGGTCCATTCCGTATTTGCCTCGTCGATATTTTCGAGTGCATTTTTGATTAAGATTTCTGCCGTTTTTTCTGGTGTGGCATCTGGTTGAATAGCTCTTAAGGATTTTTCCTTGTATTTCGCTGTGTCGATTGATAGATTTTCCGCCGCTCGATCAATCATTTGAATGATGTGCTCCTCATTAACTGCTGCTACTGTTATCATGCGTAATTCTCCTTTTTATAAAATAAAAACCCGTTCATTCGTGAATGAACGATAAATAGCAACACAAACGTGCGCTCACCTTCTCTCCCCAAGGAGAAACGATACTTCAGCTATGGGAAGTATCTCAACTTGAGCTTCTCTCTACTAAAGTCTCTCTCATATGTTATAATATAATAGGTAGCTCATCGTCCACACGAACCGTTGCTGGATTCAGGTCCAAGTTAAGACCGGATTTCCTTTACAGGCAGCAATTGCTGTCACCGTAGCGAAACACTATATATAGTTTAACTTGACTAAAATGATCTCAATATGTTGTATACAACTCTATCATATATGCTTATAGAATGCAATGGATTTTTCTGTTCATTTCTTCTTTCCATTAGCTCTGAAATTGCTCCAATCGAGTAAAGAAATCTTTGAGAAATTGATAGAATAATTTTTCTGTCGGAAGCAATTGGCGATCAGATGGAACAATAACCCCTACCGTTCTGGTGACATTTGGTTGCGTAATTGGCAACTTCACTGTTGCACGTGGTAAATTATCAACAAGCGTTATCTCCGGTACAAGAGATACGCCAAGCCCCGCAGAAACCAATCCCTTTATGGCATCAATATCCTTTCCTTCAAAGGAAACATTCGGTTCAAACCCCAGTTGCCTGCATGCATCGATCGTAATATTGCGCAGGATAAAGTTTTCCGGAAACAGTACAAAGGAGTCCTCCCTTAATTCATTTAAATGCAGTGATTCAGATGTGGCAAGGGGATGAGTTACCGGCAATAACGCAGTCATACTTTCCGAAAAAAGAATGGTACCTTTTAATTTCTTTTCCTTCATCGGAACAGGCCCCAGTAACGCCATATTAATTTCACCCTTGATGACGGCCTGTTTTAATTCATAATAAGATCCCTGATTTAATTGAAACTTCACATGTGGATAGCGCTCCCGAAATGCAGAAATCGCTGTCGGCAAAATATAACTCGCTATACTACTGGGAAAGCCAATATGAATCGTCCCCAACTCCGGATCGGTGTACTCTTCAATGATTTGCGCAACATCATCAATCACGTGGATGGCATTTTCCATCCGGTCCAAGAATACTTTCCCAATCGATGTTAAACGGACACTCCTTCCCTCACGTATAAATAAATCAACACCAAGTTCCGCCTCCAGGTTAAAGATTTGTCGGCTAATCGCGGATTGGGCTACATGCAAAGTGTCAGCCGCCTTCGTCACATGTTCTTGCTTTGCCACCTCAATGAAATATTTAATCTGTTTCAGTTCCATAACACTCACCTCTTTGTCCATTATCGCATATTGGCATTGATTTCATCTATAATTGATATTGTTTCGATGAATTATTTTTAGTAAAATTAAAGATACTTACTCATTTCCGATTCGAATTTTTACTTCCGTATATGCCGATAAACAAAAAGTAAGGAGGAATAGAATGATAAATGCCGTTGGAAAAAAAAATAGGACAGAAACCAAGCAAAACGTCCACGACTATTTAGAAAAAGTGTACGAAACTGTTGTAACGCGCGACCCAAACGAAACCGAATTCCACCAAACTGTAGCCTTAATCTTCAAATCCCTTATCCCTGTCCTAGAAAAGTACCCCATCTATATGGAAAAAGGAATCTTAGAACAAATGATAGAACCCGAGCGTGTGATTACATTCCGTGTACCATGGGTTGACGACAAAGGCAACCCACATGTAAACCGCGGATTCCGTGTACAATTTAATAGTGCATTAGGACCATATAAGGGTGGCCTAAGGTTCCATCCGTCCGTTAATTTAAGCATCGTGAAGTTTCTTGGTCTGGAGCAAATCATTAAAAACTCCCTTACCGGACAGCCTATTGGTGGTGGAAAAGGTGGAGCCGACTTTGATCCTAAAGGTAAATCAGATAATGAGATTATGCGCTTTTGCCGAAGTTTCATGACAGAACTGGCAAAATACATCGGGCCAAATACCGATATACCAGCTGGTGATATCGGCGTGGGAGCTAGAGAAATCGGCTATATGTTCGGCCAATACAAGAAAATTCGTTCCAGTTTCGATGCTGGCGTTTTAACCGGAAAAGGATTAGAATACGGCGGCAGTTTAGCACGTAAAGAAGCTACCGGTTATGGAACCATCTACTTTGTAGAAGAAATGTTGAAGGATAAAGGTCAGTCCATTCATGGATCGACAGTAATTGTATCAGGCTCCGGAAATGTATCCATTTATGCCATCGAAAAGGCGATAGAACTTGGTGCAACTGTTGTTGCATGCAGTGATTCAGGCGGCTATATTTATCATGCCAATGGGATCGACCTTGATGTTGTAAAAGAGATTAAAGAAGGAAATAATGGGCGAATCCGCGAATATACCGAAAAGTATCCGGAAGCCGTTTATGTAGAAGGATGCACAAGCATCTGGGAAATCCCCTGTGATGTTGCACTCCCATGTGCTACGCAAAATGAGCTTGATGAAGATGCAGCTCATCTACTTGTTCAAAATGGAGTTAAAGCAGTAGGGGAAGGCGCTAATATGCCTTGCAACGCCGAAGCTATCGATGTATTTTTAGACAACGATGTATTATACGGCCCTGCAAAAGCTGTAAATGCCGGTGGTGTAGCCGTGTCTGCCCTGGAAATGTCCCAAAACAGTATGCGCATGTCTTGGACGTTTGAAGAAGTGGACGGGCAATTAAAAGAAATCATGAAAAACATCTACCAGAATTGCGTCTCCGCCTCTGAAGAATTTGATCTTCCAGGCAATCTAGAAGCCGGAGCAAATATCGCAGGCTTCCGAAAAGTAGCGGATGCAATGCTGGCGCAAGGTGTTGTATAATTATGAAAGAAGCTGTCTGCAAATGCAAAATTGCATCTGCAGGCAGCTTTTTTAATAAGCTGATTCATGAAATGGATAAACACGTCACTTCTTTTTATCAAATGAGATCCATTATTTATACGGATTTGAAATAATTGGAAAAAACAGCATGGATAGAATATGGAAGTTTGCTATTTCCTGTTTTGGGAATACATTCTACATAAGAAGATAATAACATGTATGTTGAAAAAGTGTATGCGTTTCATTACTTTAAGGAGAGGTTATATGTCATACGTAAGTTTTGGCAAAAAGAAATCTCAATATTTAAGTGTACTTACAGGAGTTTTTACCATGCCTATAATTGCTATTCTTACCTTTTTAGGTGTAGTTCCACTAGAACCTGCTGTTGGATGGCTAGCTGCCGCAGTATTTGTTGTCAGTCTTTTTCTTTTATTTACAAAATTTAAGAATGCAAAATTTGGGATGAAAAAAGGAGACGAAAAAAATTTTCCATAATATGGAACAAGCAAGCAGTGTTGCCCGCTGTATGCTTGCTTGTTCATTTCTTCTTTCGTATCCCAATCACACGACCGACTTCCTTAGGCTTTTCATCGGGTGTATGGGCTTCTGCTAGTTTTTTTACCGCAGCAAAAATCGTCTCCGGAAACGGGGCCGGTTTTCCAGTTGCCTGGTCCATCCCCATGAGCATTTGTTCACTTGTTGCAGCACGCTTGCCATCTTTTCCGTACAGTTCATAAAATACATGTACACGCTTCTCATCATAATCAATGACTTGCACATGCACCTTGAATGGCTCGTGACGTTTCATTTCATCTAAATAGCAGACATGGCTTTCCAATGTAAACATCGTGTACTGTTTGTCGTCTCGAAAACGTTCGTCCAGACCGATTATGTCCATAAATGCATCGACACCCCAGCTGAATACACGCACATACTCCGCATCATTCATATGCCCATTATAATCGATCCATTCATCCCTTACATTATCTTGAAGTATTACGTTTGCTGTTCCCACCTTACATTCCCTCCATTACGAGCCGTTGACTGTAGCTGCCGGCCAATATTTTTCTAATAATTCCTGGAGCTCGATCAGAAATTGATCTCGTCGTTCTTCCAGTTCATCCATTGAGGTATTTGCTGTTTGCCTTTCTGTGCCTGTAATTACTTTCGCAGCAAGTTCATCCGTTAACTCCGGCGCTACTAATTTCGTCCATGGCAGTTTTAAAGCCGGGCCAAATTGTTCCAGCAAATGCGTCATGCCTTGTTTTCCACCACCCATATGCAAGGTTAGAAATGGACCCATTAATGCCCAGCGCAAGCCTGGCCCATAGACAATAGACGCATCTACTTCTTCTGTTGTTGCCACACCATCATTGACGATGTGGAGCGATTCCCGCCAGATTGCCTCCATCAGCCGATCTGCCACATGTCCTT
It encodes the following:
- a CDS encoding M20 family metallopeptidase; the protein is MQEFEEKHVNEMLEMLEKLVNTDSGSTDKAGVDRVGEILCQNYEQIGFVPKVHKSEQYGNSITLRHQDATNPDILIVAHMDTVFPAGTASERPFTIRDGKAYGPGVIDMQASQVMVFYTMKALVEQQISAYKHVEIVLNSDEELGTISSRSLIEEKAKGKKAALVVEPAREDGSVVSSRRGSGVYELHIKGRAAHSGMNPENGINAIEELAHKILAFQSLSDPDNGLHVNVGLIEGGTSVNTIAPSAKASVDVRISTASQGKTIDEQIQAIGQQNVLDGIELTLTGGINRPPMELTDGVQKLVDIVQTKAQALGLNVGHTATGGGSDASFTAAMNVPTIDGLGPVGGKQHSSEEYLIVDSLQERMMLFCNVLQQLSEE
- a CDS encoding ribonucleotide-diphosphate reductase subunit beta codes for the protein MPRAMLEKAKTLEPRNPNKSTGLFGGKSSGILNWNDIAYPHWYKMYKRLVGNYWQADEINMSSDVKQFPMLTESEQEAYLKIIGLLSTLDGPQTRTALLLSLYSTDTSVQSIMAVISQQEAVHNESYSYVLSSVVSLDEQNESFDLGRKDPVLLRRNENIIKQYNAFVEEPTIENILKTLVYTSLLEGMFFYSGFAFFYNLARHNKMVGTSTMISYINRDELEHGRFIAELFRATLAENPQYNTSEFTDWIYAHFQESVELEIEWSNYVLADVEGIDLEEMAGYVKYRANKMLRMMGLEEIYPQHVDNPMKWIRAYVDNFDGTKTDFFEQKSRQYTKTSDLNGFDDL
- a CDS encoding flavodoxin, with the protein product MKILIAYLSYSGNTEEVADSIETKLAHENLTVDRHQIGIDAPIDPAMYDYIFLGTFTWEQGSTPDEVKDFVLEVGYKPDNIAVFGTGDTQFGGDDLFCRAVDKLATFYHSRWNGLKIEQSPRGSQEAIIDEWVEGVLHLAKSYA
- a CDS encoding ribonucleoside-diphosphate reductase subunit alpha: MITVAAVNEEHIIQMIDRAAENLSIDTAKYKEKSLRAIQPDATPEKTAEILIKNALENIDEANTEWTYVASRIYLQELYRQAGKNRNYDPALRYGNFYELIQTLTQEGIYASHLLEKYTKEEIDTVAAYMQPERDLLFHYLGLYSIATRYLATDHAKNTYELPQERWMIIAMYLMQDEPKAQRIQLVTESYWALSNLYMTVATPTLTNAGKTHGQLSSCFIDTVDDSLQSIYDSNTNIAKLSKNGGGIGVYMGKIRSRGSAIKGFQGMSSGVVPWIKQLNNTAVSVDQLGTRKGAIAIYLDVWHKDIEPFLDLKLNNGDDRMRAHDIFTGVTLPDYFMEKVEKREDWYLFDPHEVRQVMGYSLEDFYDEERGDGTWRRKYEECVQSEQLSKSRVPAIDIMKRVMKSQLESGTPFMFYRDEVNRQNSNPHNGMIYCSNLCTEITQNQSPSEFIEEFIENEDTIVQKYKTGDYVVCNLSSINLGRAVPDDVLEPLIKIQVRMLDNVIDINTLPIKNAQLTNQKYRAIGLGTFGWHHLLALKNMKWESEESVEFADELYEKIAYLTIKNSMELSKEKGSYPAFEGSKWSDGTYFTQKGYTDDKWMSLKAEVETNGMRNGYLMAVAPNSSTSMIAGSTASIDPIFKPFYNEEKKDFKIPTTAPDLNHHTYEVYRRSAYIVDQRWSVKQNAARQKHIDQSISFNIYVPNTIRASVLLDVHLQAWREGLKTTYYVRSTANEVEECEWCES
- a CDS encoding LysR family transcriptional regulator; this encodes MELKQIKYFIEVAKQEHVTKAADTLHVAQSAISRQIFNLEAELGVDLFIREGRSVRLTSIGKVFLDRMENAIHVIDDVAQIIEEYTDPELGTIHIGFPSSIASYILPTAISAFRERYPHVKFQLNQGSYYELKQAVIKGEINMALLGPVPMKEKKLKGTILFSESMTALLPVTHPLATSESLHLNELREDSFVLFPENFILRNITIDACRQLGFEPNVSFEGKDIDAIKGLVSAGLGVSLVPEITLVDNLPRATVKLPITQPNVTRTVGVIVPSDRQLLPTEKLFYQFLKDFFTRLEQFQS
- the gdhA gene encoding NADP-specific glutamate dehydrogenase is translated as MINAVGKKNRTETKQNVHDYLEKVYETVVTRDPNETEFHQTVALIFKSLIPVLEKYPIYMEKGILEQMIEPERVITFRVPWVDDKGNPHVNRGFRVQFNSALGPYKGGLRFHPSVNLSIVKFLGLEQIIKNSLTGQPIGGGKGGADFDPKGKSDNEIMRFCRSFMTELAKYIGPNTDIPAGDIGVGAREIGYMFGQYKKIRSSFDAGVLTGKGLEYGGSLARKEATGYGTIYFVEEMLKDKGQSIHGSTVIVSGSGNVSIYAIEKAIELGATVVACSDSGGYIYHANGIDLDVVKEIKEGNNGRIREYTEKYPEAVYVEGCTSIWEIPCDVALPCATQNELDEDAAHLLVQNGVKAVGEGANMPCNAEAIDVFLDNDVLYGPAKAVNAGGVAVSALEMSQNSMRMSWTFEEVDGQLKEIMKNIYQNCVSASEEFDLPGNLEAGANIAGFRKVADAMLAQGVV
- a CDS encoding thioesterase family protein — its product is MGTANVILQDNVRDEWIDYNGHMNDAEYVRVFSWGVDAFMDIIGLDERFRDDKQYTMFTLESHVCYLDEMKRHEPFKVHVQVIDYDEKRVHVFYELYGKDGKRAATSEQMLMGMDQATGKPAPFPETIFAAVKKLAEAHTPDEKPKEVGRVIGIRKKK